The genomic window TAGCTTTTGAAACTCTAACTCAGCATTATTTTTAATTTCAACTTTTACGCTGTAAGGCGAAATTGCCCCAGACATTGAGTCTTGACAGTCTAACTGCTGGATTGTGATAAGTATCGATGCTGTTTCGTTACTGCTTTTATACATCTTGACATTGGCATCCATTGCTCGTATCGCATCAACAGCAGGAAAAGTGATACTCTCCTTACCTGTTATCAATGAAGTAAAAACAATTTGATCATTGCCTATCTTAACTCCCCAAAAAGGTTCATTTCCAGTAGCCTTAAAATAAAAATTTAAATCGTCTTGTGAAGTTCCCGATGTCGATGCGCTTGTCTTAGACTCCTTATTTTCTGCTGTTTTACAGCTTATTATCAAAACAGATAATAACAAAAGTGAAAGTATTTTTTTCATAAGATCTTTATTTTAAAAATGTTACCAATATTAAACTGGTATAAAATTCTTATGAATTTACGACAATTTTTTGAAAACCTTATTTAGAATCTTTTCAAATTTAATGCTTTTAAAATTTTATAAATCAGTCCAAAAACTGGACTACGTATGAGATTACGCCAAAATACGTAGTTCAAAAAAGTTACAACTTACCTAAAAATTTAAAAAAATACGTAATTAAATAAGTATAAATACTTATATTTGCGTAGTAATACTTAATTAAAGAAATCATGATTAGAGTAATAGTAGTTGGAAACGGCATGGTTGGTTATAAATTTTGCGAAAAATTCGTTGCAAAATCAGGACAGGAAAAGTATCAAGTTACCGTATTTGGTGAAGAACCTAGACGAGCTTACGATCGTGTTCACTTAAGTGAATACTTCGGAGGAAAAACAGCAGATGATTTATCTCTATCAACAAGTCAATGGTACGCTGAAAATAACATTACTCTAAATACATCAGAATTAATTACTGATATAAATCGGGAACAAAAAACAATACATACACATTTAGGAAAAACACATACGTACGATTACTTAGTTTTAGCAACAGGATCTTCTGCTTTTGTTCCTCCAATTGAAGGAGTAGAAAAAGAGGGCGTTTTTGTATACAGAACTATTGAAGATTTAGATGCGATTATGGCATATGCCAGAAAAATTAAACAAAAAGGCGCAACCGAAGCTGCAGTTTTAGGCGGAGGTTTATTAGGGCTTGAAGCAGCAAAAGCTGTTAGGGATTTAGGACTCAATCCGCACGTTGTAGAATTTGCACCTCGTTTGATGCCGAGACAATTGGATCAAGGCGCAAGTGATATGCTGCAGTCTAAAATAGAAGAATTAAATATCGGAATTCATCTTAATAAAGCTACGCAATATATTGACGGAAAGGAAAGTATAACA from Flavobacterium fluviale includes these protein-coding regions:
- a CDS encoding META domain-containing protein, whose protein sequence is MKKILSLLLLSVLIISCKTAENKESKTSASTSGTSQDDLNFYFKATGNEPFWGVKIGNDQIVFTSLITGKESITFPAVDAIRAMDANVKMYKSSNETASILITIQQLDCQDSMSGAISPYSVKVEIKNNAELEFQKLSGCGKYITDYRLHDIWVLEELNGYKVFAADFQKEFPRIEINSTENRFSGYGGCNAVSGQFFYEKDILRFTKVLSTLMACPQGNKEGEFTKALQSVTTYSIENNRLTLSNPSAKLLVFRKVD